One Siniperca chuatsi isolate FFG_IHB_CAS linkage group LG5, ASM2008510v1, whole genome shotgun sequence DNA window includes the following coding sequences:
- the zgc:158260 gene encoding uncharacterized protein zgc:158260 isoform X2 produces the protein MEAKNTRPIFAWYKERLQTKYPQAPTSKISSFSSCWRFVNVSLDDVTDCSSVLSGAQRGVSPVIFHGTPNHNSSQKPKKCISKEHACFSKQMIQKQIRREYVAAVEERLKQHPLATCPHYKDHMTPELFDKVVSVLDPVCVNSASALPLPTGNHAEEVDQEDCTEPSKEEVERVKQSANKISTDVQNPTPRNPYVLQMNGNGIKKGRTVKVNQLSTNEDMKVASKLFSKWFASPVRARRRDQCY, from the exons ATGGAGGCTAAAAACACACGGCCCATTTTCGCTTG GTACAAGGAGAGGTTGCAGACCAAGTATCCTCAAGCCCCAACAAGCAAGATTTCCTCATTTAGCAGTTGCTGGCGTTTTGTAAACGTGAGCCTCGATGACGTCACTGATTGCTCGTCAGTCTTATCCGGGGCCCAGAGAGGTGTCTCACCGGTTATTTTCCATGGCACTCCAAACCACAACTCCAGTCAAAAGCCTAAAAAGTGCATCTCCAAAGAGCACGCTTGCTTCTCAAAGCAGATGATCCAAAAGCAGATTCGCAGAGAATATGTGGCTGCTGTGGAGGAAAGACTCAAACAGCATCCTCTAGCAACGTGCCCGCACTATAAGGATCACATGACCCCAGAG TTATTTGATAAGGTGGTATCCGTTTTGGACCCGGTGTGCGTAAACAGCGCCTCTGCACTCCCTCTGCCTACAGGAAACCATGCGGAGGAGGTAGATCAGGAAGACTGTACAGAGCCAAGTAAGGAAGAAGTGGAGAGAGTAAAACAATCTGCCAATAAAAT CAGCACTGATGTCCAAAATCCAACTCCCAGAAACCCTTACGTACTACAAATGAATGGAAACGGTATCAAGAAAGGCCGGACAGTCAAAGTCAATCAACTGAGCACCAATGAGGACATGAAAGTAGCCTCCAAACTTTTCAGCAAATGGTTTGCCTCTCCGGTAAGAGCAA GACGAAGAGACCAATGTTACTGA
- the scarb2a gene encoding lysosome membrane protein 2a isoform X1, giving the protein MTRRSCAIYATGIVCAHLLIVGIALVVAQVFQTMIHSRLKKEITLTEKSQMFEGWKNPPPPVYMEYYFFNVTNPEVFLAGGKAAVKQIGPYTYREYRPRENITFLENGTKIYALNPKTFVFVPEKSAGDPEVDIIRTVNIPFVAVMNELNSYSFFLRTLVSMYMNSLGIEVFMTRTVHEILWGFKDPLLSKVHSMKPDVDEYFGLMWKKNGTHEGEFVFHTGEENYMDYGKIDTWNGLREMSWWSSNQSNMINGTDGAVFHPLINRNELLYIFAADLCRSIHLAYVKDVEVKGIQAYRFAPPSDVLMSPKDNPTNAGFCVPAGDCLGTGVLKVSVCREGAPIVVSFPHFYQADPMYINAVDGLNPNKEEHETYLDLQPTTGVPIRACKRAQLNIILKRVQGFPKTKFINETIFPIMFVNETATIDDGSASQMRTMLLIVTLVSNFPVLIVGMGIILLLVLVVLFCRNRQKKNEVKRIDFTEAFHSFTTVKDDTAYTQVSDKPDEPSETPANQPMRNGSYIAMSPVEAQKC; this is encoded by the exons ATGACTCGGAGATCCTGTGCCATTTACGCCACCGGGATCGTGTGTGCTCACCTCCTGATAGTGGGGATCGCCCTGGTCGTGGCTCAAGTCTTCCAAACAATGATACACAGCCGGCTAAAAAAG GAAATTACTTTGACAGAGAAGAGCCAAATGTTTGAGGGATGGAAGAATCCACCCCCACCTGTGTATATGGAGTACTACTTCTTCAATGTGACCAATCCAGAGGTGTTCTTGGCAGGCGGAAAGGCAGCTGTCAAACAGATCGGACCCTATACTTACAG GGAATACAGGCCGCGGGAAAACATAACTTTCCTGGAGAACGGCACCAAGATTTACGCCCTGAACccaaaaacatttgtgtttgtgcccGAGAAGTCAGCCGGTGACCCCGAGGTTGACATCATCAGGACTGTCAACATCCCGTTTGTG GCGGTGATGAACGAGCTGAACTCCTACTCCTTCTTCCTGCGAACTTTGGTTTCCATGTACATGAATAGCCTGGGCATCGAGGTGTTCATGACCCGCACTGTCCACGAGATCCTGTGGGGCTTCAAAGACCCTCTTCTCTCAAAGGTCCACTCCATGAAGCCTGATGTGGATGAATATTTTGGGCTGATGTGGAAG aaaaatggCACCCATGAAGGAGAGTTTGTGTTCCACACCGGCGAGGAGAACTACATGGATTATGGCAAGATTGACACATGGAACGGCCTGAG GGAGATGTCGTGGTGGTCTTCGAATCAGAGCAACATGATCAACGGTACGGACGGCGCCGTCTTCCACCCTCTGATAAACAGGAACGAGTTGCTCTACATCTTTGCTGCTGATCTCTGCAG gTCTATCCATCTAGCTTATGTGAAAGACGTGGAGGTGAAAGGCATCCAGGCATACCGCTTCGCACCCCCTAGTGACGTACTCATGAGCCCCAAAGACAACCCCACTAATGCGGGATTCTGCGTACCAGCTGGAGACTGTCTCGGCACCGGGGTGCTTAAAGTCAGCGTTTGTCGAGAAG GCGCTCCCATCGTGGTGTCTTTCCCCCACTTTTATCAAGCGGACCCGATGTACATCAATGCCGTTGACGGGCTCAACCCCAACAAGGAGGAACACGAGACGTACCTCGACCTGCAGCCG acCACAGGGGTTCCCATTCGTGCCTGCAAGAGAGCTCAGCTCAATATCATCCTGAAGAGAGTCCAAGGCTTCCC caaaACCAAGTTCATCAACGAGACCATTTTCCCCATCATGTTCGTCAATGAG ACGGCGACTATTGACGATGGCTCGGCATCCCAGATGAGGACGATGCTCCTAATAGTGACTCTTGTGTCAAACTTCCCCGTGCTCATCGTGGGCATGGGCATCATCCTGCTGCTGGTGCTCGTCGTCTTGTTCTGCCGAAATCGCCAGAAGAAG aatGAAGTAAAACGTATTGATTTTACTGAAGCTTTTCATTCTTTTACT ACGGTGAAGGATGACACGGCCTATACTCAGGTCAGCGACAAACCCGACGAGCCGTCAGAAACGCCAGCCAACCAGCCGATGAGAAACGGCTCCTACATTGCCATGTCTCCAGTGGAGGCCCAGAAGTGTTGA
- the scarb2a gene encoding lysosome membrane protein 2a isoform X2: MTRRSCAIYATGIVCAHLLIVGIALVVAQVFQTMIHSRLKKEITLTEKSQMFEGWKNPPPPVYMEYYFFNVTNPEVFLAGGKAAVKQIGPYTYREYRPRENITFLENGTKIYALNPKTFVFVPEKSAGDPEVDIIRTVNIPFVAVMNELNSYSFFLRTLVSMYMNSLGIEVFMTRTVHEILWGFKDPLLSKVHSMKPDVDEYFGLMWKKNGTHEGEFVFHTGEENYMDYGKIDTWNGLREMSWWSSNQSNMINGTDGAVFHPLINRNELLYIFAADLCRSIHLAYVKDVEVKGIQAYRFAPPSDVLMSPKDNPTNAGFCVPAGDCLGTGVLKVSVCREGAPIVVSFPHFYQADPMYINAVDGLNPNKEEHETYLDLQPTTGVPIRACKRAQLNIILKRVQGFPKTKFINETIFPIMFVNETATIDDGSASQMRTMLLIVTLVSNFPVLIVGMGIILLLVLVVLFCRNRQKKTVKDDTAYTQVSDKPDEPSETPANQPMRNGSYIAMSPVEAQKC, translated from the exons ATGACTCGGAGATCCTGTGCCATTTACGCCACCGGGATCGTGTGTGCTCACCTCCTGATAGTGGGGATCGCCCTGGTCGTGGCTCAAGTCTTCCAAACAATGATACACAGCCGGCTAAAAAAG GAAATTACTTTGACAGAGAAGAGCCAAATGTTTGAGGGATGGAAGAATCCACCCCCACCTGTGTATATGGAGTACTACTTCTTCAATGTGACCAATCCAGAGGTGTTCTTGGCAGGCGGAAAGGCAGCTGTCAAACAGATCGGACCCTATACTTACAG GGAATACAGGCCGCGGGAAAACATAACTTTCCTGGAGAACGGCACCAAGATTTACGCCCTGAACccaaaaacatttgtgtttgtgcccGAGAAGTCAGCCGGTGACCCCGAGGTTGACATCATCAGGACTGTCAACATCCCGTTTGTG GCGGTGATGAACGAGCTGAACTCCTACTCCTTCTTCCTGCGAACTTTGGTTTCCATGTACATGAATAGCCTGGGCATCGAGGTGTTCATGACCCGCACTGTCCACGAGATCCTGTGGGGCTTCAAAGACCCTCTTCTCTCAAAGGTCCACTCCATGAAGCCTGATGTGGATGAATATTTTGGGCTGATGTGGAAG aaaaatggCACCCATGAAGGAGAGTTTGTGTTCCACACCGGCGAGGAGAACTACATGGATTATGGCAAGATTGACACATGGAACGGCCTGAG GGAGATGTCGTGGTGGTCTTCGAATCAGAGCAACATGATCAACGGTACGGACGGCGCCGTCTTCCACCCTCTGATAAACAGGAACGAGTTGCTCTACATCTTTGCTGCTGATCTCTGCAG gTCTATCCATCTAGCTTATGTGAAAGACGTGGAGGTGAAAGGCATCCAGGCATACCGCTTCGCACCCCCTAGTGACGTACTCATGAGCCCCAAAGACAACCCCACTAATGCGGGATTCTGCGTACCAGCTGGAGACTGTCTCGGCACCGGGGTGCTTAAAGTCAGCGTTTGTCGAGAAG GCGCTCCCATCGTGGTGTCTTTCCCCCACTTTTATCAAGCGGACCCGATGTACATCAATGCCGTTGACGGGCTCAACCCCAACAAGGAGGAACACGAGACGTACCTCGACCTGCAGCCG acCACAGGGGTTCCCATTCGTGCCTGCAAGAGAGCTCAGCTCAATATCATCCTGAAGAGAGTCCAAGGCTTCCC caaaACCAAGTTCATCAACGAGACCATTTTCCCCATCATGTTCGTCAATGAG ACGGCGACTATTGACGATGGCTCGGCATCCCAGATGAGGACGATGCTCCTAATAGTGACTCTTGTGTCAAACTTCCCCGTGCTCATCGTGGGCATGGGCATCATCCTGCTGCTGGTGCTCGTCGTCTTGTTCTGCCGAAATCGCCAGAAGAAG ACGGTGAAGGATGACACGGCCTATACTCAGGTCAGCGACAAACCCGACGAGCCGTCAGAAACGCCAGCCAACCAGCCGATGAGAAACGGCTCCTACATTGCCATGTCTCCAGTGGAGGCCCAGAAGTGTTGA
- the zgc:158260 gene encoding uncharacterized protein zgc:158260 isoform X1 translates to MEAKNTRPIFAWYKERLQTKYPQAPTSKISSFSSCWRFVNVSLDDVTDCSSVLSGAQRGVSPVIFHGTPNHNSSQKPKKCISKEHACFSKQMIQKQIRREYVAAVEERLKQHPLATCPHYKDHMTPELFDKVVSVLDPVCVNSASALPLPTGNHAEEVDQEDCTEPSKEEVERVKQSANKISTDVQNPTPRNPYVLQMNGNGIKKGRTVKVNQLSTNEDMKVASKLFSKWFASPDEETNVTESATLGNFDSGLQDSLSPTFPIQVQNASSFSGKE, encoded by the exons ATGGAGGCTAAAAACACACGGCCCATTTTCGCTTG GTACAAGGAGAGGTTGCAGACCAAGTATCCTCAAGCCCCAACAAGCAAGATTTCCTCATTTAGCAGTTGCTGGCGTTTTGTAAACGTGAGCCTCGATGACGTCACTGATTGCTCGTCAGTCTTATCCGGGGCCCAGAGAGGTGTCTCACCGGTTATTTTCCATGGCACTCCAAACCACAACTCCAGTCAAAAGCCTAAAAAGTGCATCTCCAAAGAGCACGCTTGCTTCTCAAAGCAGATGATCCAAAAGCAGATTCGCAGAGAATATGTGGCTGCTGTGGAGGAAAGACTCAAACAGCATCCTCTAGCAACGTGCCCGCACTATAAGGATCACATGACCCCAGAG TTATTTGATAAGGTGGTATCCGTTTTGGACCCGGTGTGCGTAAACAGCGCCTCTGCACTCCCTCTGCCTACAGGAAACCATGCGGAGGAGGTAGATCAGGAAGACTGTACAGAGCCAAGTAAGGAAGAAGTGGAGAGAGTAAAACAATCTGCCAATAAAAT CAGCACTGATGTCCAAAATCCAACTCCCAGAAACCCTTACGTACTACAAATGAATGGAAACGGTATCAAGAAAGGCCGGACAGTCAAAGTCAATCAACTGAGCACCAATGAGGACATGAAAGTAGCCTCCAAACTTTTCAGCAAATGGTTTGCCTCTCCG GACGAAGAGACCAATGTTACTGAATCTGCCACACTGGGCAATTTTGACAGTGGCCTTCAAGACTCTTTATCACCAACTTTCCCCATTCAAGTGCAGAACGCCAGCAGTTTCTCAGGTAAAGAATGA